TTTCTATGTATAACTATAAGTCTATAACAACAtgacaagaaaacaaaacaagatTAAAACATTTCTAATAGGCATACATACCTGTAATCCAAACAGCTCTGTGATAAATTTTAGACCCAGCGGTAGTATTTTCTCCACCTCTATCACGAGAAGCAGTTGCATTTTGTCCACCTCTATCACGAGAAGCAGTAGCATTTTGTCCAACACCTAGCTGTTGAGAAATATTTTGGCTAAGCAATGCATTGTCTTCTGTGATTAATTTGACCTTGAATGGAAATTTGGGAATTTTTCCGGACAAATTATTATCAGAAACATCTAGAAGCTGAAGTTGAGGCAAAGTTGTAAGACTGTCTGGTATTGAACCCATCAAATAATTGCCAGCAAGGGTTAAGTTCACTAAACTTGTTAAATTAGAAAATGCGGGAGAGATAGTTCCATTGAACCCCCCATTCCCGAAATCAATACTCACAATCTTCCCTTTTTGACAGATAATCCCCAATCCTAGAGTACAAGCATCGTTTCCTTTACTTGAATAAGGAATAGGATACCCAAAAGCTTCCATAATTTCAAGCATAATGGTGAGTTGGGGATCACAAGGTCCAACATCATTTCGACAAAATCTGTTTCCTTCCCAAGTTGCCTTAACACCCTTGGGAAACACAGGTATTGGTCCTTGAAGAGCATTGTTGTCCAAAGAGATGTTGTTCAAACTAGTGAGAGCGAGCAAGGAAGATGGAACCAAACCAGTTAAGAGATTATTCTTGAGCTGGAGATCAGACAAATAAGTGGTGTTAAACATGGTAGGTATTGAACCTGTGAACAAGTTACTGTCAAGCCACGCCTGAGACAAGAATGTCATGGATGATATCACATCAATTGTACCCGTAAGCCGACTAATTCCCTGGTCATTGAGCCGTAAACATCTTACTCTAGATTCACCTAGAGATATGGGTAAACTTCCAGTAATGTTGTTGTGCGAAAGAATAAAAGTATTCAAATTTGGAAACGTATTAAACATGTCCGGTGGTAATGAACCGATCATGTTAGTAGCTTCGAGATCAATGGTTTCCATAGAGGTTGAAAAAGTTAAATCAGTGATAGGAAATGCCCATAGATCTAGATTCAGGTTGTTGCTAAGGTTGAGGGTTCTGAGATCATGCAAGAGTAGAAAGCAACCGTGTGGGATTGAGGTGAAGATATTGTGACCAAGGGACACTGTTTGAAGCGCGGCGAGACCATATAAATTAGGTAAAGGACCCGTGAGAGAGTTGTTATGGAGATCAATATGAGTGATATTAGTAAGAGTGTTGAAGTTGGGAGGGAATGTTCCAGAGAGTGATCTTGACGGGAGTTTGATGGAAACAACGCGATTAGATTGGCAAAGGATGCCGTTCCATTTGCAATAGTGTATATTGTTAGACCAGCCTGTAGGAGTTGGGGTCAATGCTTTCATAAGATCAGACATGTAATCTGCATCTCCATCTCCATTAATAATAGTAACAAAGACAATAACGAGAaaggaaaagatgaaaaaaattgATGGAAAAATGTCTTCATGTTTAATTTGTTAGTGGCAGAGTCCAAGTGTTGTTTATATGATCCATGAGTTCCTTAAATTAATACTAGAAAGAATAACTACTAAACTGTTATGAGTAAATAATATTGCCTCCGAAGTGTGAACACATGAAAATATCTGTCTAATTGTCGTCAAATTAGGCATGCCATCCGTGTTTTTTCATTTAGAATATACAAAGGAAACGACACATGCTTTTATTCtactataattaaaattttaaaagtgaTTAGCATGTGAAGCAGGTTAACATTAATATATtacttgaaaaaaataaaaaaaattctccaTCAACTCGAAAAGTCATTGAATACTCCTTATTTGGTTCTGAAAGAAAGTACATTGAAAGTTGCCGGTAAATGACTTTTTTTTTCTATGAAGATAGTTGTTGAAAAGATTCTAGATATGAAGATAATGGGATAGGGAATAGATTCACATAATTCATTTAGCGAGTCATGGTGTTAGAAATGTATACAATAGTGAATATTTTCTTGGTACAAGAAGACTAACAGGTCGAAATATAGTGACACAAGAAATTGCGTGAGTACTTTCGGCTAGACGAGTTCTTGAAGTTTGATAACTCTTAGAACTAGGAAAGACCAATCTTGTGTTTGACAATGGATTGAAATGTTGTTGACAATACCAAGTATGAGTTGCTTCTCTTTTTGACTCATTAGTAGCTGGATCTCCATTGGATTGTTTgtaattatcattttt
The Vicia villosa cultivar HV-30 ecotype Madison, WI linkage group LG6, Vvil1.0, whole genome shotgun sequence genome window above contains:
- the LOC131614543 gene encoding LEAF RUST 10 DISEASE-RESISTANCE LOCUS RECEPTOR-LIKE PROTEIN KINASE-like 2.2, encoding MHLRKLLPLLHGYKTISTPWKIKIALRLPNVVTHIFPSIFFIFSFLVIVFVTIINGDGDADYMSDLMKALTPTPTGWSNNIHYCKWNGILCQSNRVVSIKLPSRSLSGTFPPNFNTLTNITHIDLHNNSLTGPLPNLYGLAALQTVSLGHNIFTSIPHGCFLLLHDLRTLNLSNNLNLDLWAFPITDLTFSTSMETIDLEATNMIGSLPPDMFNTFPNLNTFILSHNNITGSLPISLGESRVRCLRLNDQGISRLTGTIDVISSMTFLSQAWLDSNLFTGSIPTMFNTTYLSDLQLKNNLLTGLVPSSLLALTSLNNISLDNNALQGPIPVFPKGVKATWEGNRFCRNDVGPCDPQLTIMLEIMEAFGYPIPYSSKGNDACTLGLGIICQKGKIVSIDFGNGGFNGTISPAFSNLTSLVNLTLAGNYLMGSIPDSLTTLPQLQLLDVSDNNLSGKIPKFPFKVKLITEDNALLSQNISQQLGVGQNATASRDRGGQNATASRDRGGENTTAGSKIYHRAVWITGASLLSVGFVTFIVIVIRNHERCLILVQKWIFRKTIKSTDHDVEDFIQNYNLSVPIKQYRYAEVKRMTNSFRDKLGQGGYGIVYKANLPDGRQVAVKVINESKGNGEEFINEVASISRTSHVNIVSLLGFCIEKKRALIYEFMSKGSLDTFIFKRGSPDVICNLDWKTLYQIAIGIARGLEYLHQGCISRILHLDIKPQNILLDDDFCPKISDFGLAKICQRNDSIVSLLGTRGTMGFIAPEVFSRSYGGVSHKSDVYSYGMLILEMIGKRNNYDTAGSCTSEMCFPDWIYKNLEQDNNSVTCLANSDEENDMVRMITLVSLWCIQTNPSDRPSMSKVIEMLQGSHQSIPFPPKPYLYSPEVPPLQQSYVSSNDLLETNSSTLLKSGSIKSNKFSKD